The Caloenas nicobarica isolate bCalNic1 chromosome Z, bCalNic1.hap1, whole genome shotgun sequence region ATGCAGAAATGGCTTAAAAGTTGTGTTAATTTACTGTCCAAAACTTAACCGAAGCAGTCATTGGTTGGATAGTGTGACTGATTTCTCATTTCAGAATTGTCCAAACGTGATAGTTTTAACTCCCAACAGATTACTTCACCGTAGTGTCCTTTTGCTATGTAATTTCTGCTGAGATGAccagtttgctgctgctctgctacAGGCATTTGCTACCAATTGTCACTACTACGTTCAGATGTTCTGAGAGTTTATTggatcttttttcttcctcctgttttttgcctttccttgtatTTCTGCATTATCACTTGCAGTCATGGTTTTGCCAGGAGGAGCTTTACTGAATTCAGTGgcctcccctcctcctgcccatgCCTGTGGTTAGTTACATTGCTCCTCTTTTTTCCAGCATGGGAAGGAGGATGCATCATCTCTCTCCAAATACTAAGTGTTCTCTATGTCTTTGTAACAAATGAAGGAGTACTGTCTTCTGCTATAGATTTAATAATCTGTCCAAAGAAGTATAGCAAAGccctgggtgggggggaagTTACTAATAGCTTGTGGTGTTAAGTTCTTGAAACATAAAACCaggactgggctctgtctggagCTGTTGTGTTCGGTGCAGAGGGTCTGCAGCatttgggaggagaaaaaaatgctttatattGTTGGTACCAAAGGTTGCAGAGCCCCCTCTTGAATACTGTTATATCTGACAGGTCATCCCTAGCTTCAGTTGGTGCTATCCAAACAATGATTAGAAAGTACTTTATATAATTTAGGCCATTAAAAGGCAGCTCATTTCACAGCTcattctgtgaaatacagttTAGAGTAGTCAGGAAATTAATGAACTTACAGAACCACTGGCGTTTTGTCTCTTGAACCTGCTCATAAttcctctgagctctgctgggcaATCAGAGGGGAAAGTCCTTCTGTAGCTAAATTAAGAGAAGACTATGACTTCTACCCTACAGCTGAATTGTAAGTGGTAGGCACTGTATTAAAAGAAGAATTGCCAGGCAgacttgtattttttattagcGTTTCTGTATTTGTGATGAGCATTTTCTGTAAGCGAGGACTTCTGCTGCTGGGCACCGCTGTGCGCTCCAGGGGCTGCTTTCTCCCGGCCTCCCGTCTGTGTTTCCACTTGCTGTGCTTCCTAGCAGTGAGAGAAGAATCACTTTATCAGGTTTACAAGCACAGCGTTACATGTGTTAAACTCCGTATCTGCACTTCGCCAGGTGTTGGTGTCAGTTGAATGCAGCACTAGAGCAGCGTCAAAGGTgaagagggagcaggagaggggaaggctgttcctgctgccacAGGGCCCCGGGGATGCCCACAGCTGTCCTTGCTCTGTCAGGACACACATTTTGGAAGGTGGTGGCTCTGTCCTGGGCAGTAAAAGCCCACGTTGTCACCATACCGGTGACGAGTGACAGTTTGGCGATGGGAGCCTTGTGCGATGCGCTGCATCGGCGCTTCCCGTGCTGCAGCTGCACATACTCTGCAGGCTGCTGGTTCTGCAGCAACGTCCTCTGAAACATCAACTTCTGCGTTTTTCAGACAGATGAGTCGATGCTATTGTGTCGCTGATGCACCaggtttattttcagaacaCATCTATAGgttgaattattttctgctgtttaagAAGTGCCACTAAAATCGGCCTATTACAAGAAATCATCTCCCTATTAACAGTTGATTTGTGGGTACTGGCTAATACTGTCCTAATGGTATCTCCTGTTCAAAATTGGTACTTATgtcaaaaaaaaagtgcttagAAAGAGAGTAAAGTAAGTGCCGTGTTAATATAAATGTTAGTGAAAATATCTCATCTAAAGTTTGTTAATATTGAAAAGAAGCTTCTCAGAATGTAGCCGAGGAAGGACTGTGTCATACCTACATGCTGtctattttttgtttgggaAATATGTACTTTAAACATATAGCAGTTGAAATCCAGCTTGGGAGAACTTGTGAAGCTATATTAATGTATGAGAACAAAGGAGATTACTTAATCTATTCCTTCTATTGTCCAGGTGACACTTTAAACACACAAGAATTAAATCCACAGTTCTGGATTGGAGCTTGTGTGGCCCAGAACAGTTCAcataaattttaattattacagaaacaaaaaaaccccttcctcTCTAACACTCTTAAGAATAGGTGCTGTCCTTATCTCTGCAAATAATTCTTcctaaatgtaaaagaaaaaaccaaaaatctacTTTTTGTTGCAAATACTGGGGTCTCTTCCTTGGCCACTATGTTGTTCAATTCAGTATTTGAGCAGTTCACCAGGTGCCTGTAAGGTTGATTTGCCTGCTGGCATGTGGAGTTTCTTGGACATGTAGTTCACGTATGAACGATTCCTGGAGTTAAAAAGATTTTGCAGAGAACAACCACGAACCGCTCCTTGCTCAAGATGCTGGCCTCAATTCCTTACCCCATTCTCAATAcaattacagccccaaaattGCAAAGTAGGAGTGGGACGTCATACATTTGTAGGACTAAGAGAGGAAAAGTTAGATACATTGTGTGTACTGTAGCACAAAATGCTAGAAAGGCATCTGTAGtggtctgtttggtttttttttaatggaaatattttaattttaggagCAGGTCCCTGTTCCTGTTTATCACCCGACGCCCAGCCAGACGCGGCTGGCGACGCAGCTGACCGAGGAGGAGCAGATCCGGATAGCGCAGCGGATCGGCCTCATCCAGCACCTCCCCAAAGGCGTCTATGACCCCGGGCGAGACGGCTCCGAGAAGAAGATCAGAGAGTAAGTGACAGGAACCTGACTGAGCTGATGCGGCTGTCGCTTTGGTTTATCGGATTGCCCAGGGAAACCTGCTCTTGTCCTCCTGGTTTTGCCTGATCTGCAGGGCCTGTAATTTAATgtagctttctgaaaaaaataacctttatcCACACTTGTTCTCCTGTTACAGGTGAAACTTACTTTCCCAACCCATGCCATTCATACCCTCATAGTGTGTTTtgatttccacccccccccTGCTTTATCCTCTCTTCACAGGGAAATAATTTCATGTTACTTCCTTACCTTATGGCTCCATTTTaccatttctccttttgtgcACTCTGAGCTGCCCTGCCATGCCTACAGAAGGCTTCCTGCCCTCACTAACGTTGTAACCACAGGCACATACTCCAAAGGAaacgcacacaaaaaaaattaaaaaaaaaaaaaaaacacaactaaaaaatcaaaacctagCGCTTGGTGGAGTCAGCACGGGCAGAGCTAACAACTCCCCACAGTATCTACAAGTAATAAAGTTTGTTTGTCTCAAACATATCCAGGAGCAGATAGTTCATTACTTTCCATTTCCAGTGTGGTAACAgcagcttaaatatttttatggtgctttttttctttcttatttttttctttttttttttctcaggtgTGTCATTTGTATGATGGACTTTGTTTATGGGGACCCTATCCGATTTCTGCCGTGCATGCACATTTACCACCTGGACTGTATAGATGACTGGTTGATGAGATCCTTTACCTGTCCATCCTGCATGGAGCCAGTGGATGCAGCGCTGCTGTCCTCCTATGAGACTAACTGAGCCCAGGTTTCTCCACCGAACCTTTGAGACCATCCACTTCAATGGGTTTGATCCTTTTGTCATTCAGcccaaagagccaggaattAGGAATTAAGATCATGCACAAAGTACACATTTcctaagaaataaattaaaaaaaatattcctgaatgGCTGCAAATATTGGAAAAAACATAGTATTTTAGAGACTATAGAAAAAGTaggttgttatttttaatgtaaagccTTGACCCACCATTGTCTTTTAATGTTTGTTCTTACACCCGTATATAGGAATTGTGTAAAGTGTTATGGCAACTGTAAATGTTTAAACTGCGTGTATCCAATTTTATTAGCAGCAAGgtaagagtatttttttcctaaataaagtAACCAGTTTTGTTCTGATTCTTTTCACAAGTCCTGGCATTTGGGTCAAGGCTTTATTGAAATCTACATTTTATAACACTGGCACAAAGAAATAGTTTTAAGCTTGTttgcacaggtttttttttttctttttttttttttttccattggagATGGAATTCATTGCCTTAGGTCTTTTTAATAGTGTATTGTTATTGTTGGGCTGGCTCTATGCTTGAAAACCAGTTTATTTATAACCTGTTAAAAGTGCTATATTTTGTTTGCAGTTAGGAATACGCAGACTTCAAAGTGATCTCCTAGCTTGTAAGCAAACTGAGATGCATTATCCCTTTTCTACAAGTGGTGCGGAATATGAAGACAGGAAACAGGTCCTACTGTGAAATTATGGTTTCATGTTTTTTTAGGCCTTAAACTTTGTCACCTTTAACTCGAATAGGTTAAAAGTGGGCCAGATGGACAATAAATAGTTAAGCTAccatggctgaaaaaaaaaaaattggaactAATGTAGTGTTAGCATTGATCACTTATTCTACGTTTTTCTCCCTAAAAATGGTTGTCTTGGATCATAGCAAATGGATACTGCATCTCTCGTTCTTGTAGTTCTTAGGTTACCAGAAGTTAAGAATAAACATACTGTATCTCAGTCTCCTGTATGAAATGTATCTGTTAAGCCCTGCTGGCTGACACACCAGTCCACCAGAGATGAAATCAgatatgagaaaaatatattttgctctGCACATAAATGCAAAGTTTATATAAACACAGACTGTCATACAAGCAGCTGAGGGGCAAACAGTGCTGTGCTAGCCAGAATGACATAATTAGCTAATTTCTGTAGCAAACAGTATGTGCTTAAGAGATGGTCTAGCAGAGATTGTAGCTATAAAgacctttttttccacttagcttttttttttttttcctcctaaatgtACCCTACTTTGACTTTCATACATCCAACAGGATGCTAATACATGGAGAAGTCCTGATCTTGCAAAATGAGATGGCAATCTCGAGTTAACCACAACAAATCAGGGAACGTTCTTGATTGGTTTTCGTATATAGCTTGAGTATTTGACACAGCAAGTTGTGTTTAAAGACCCAAGTACTTTGAAGACTCGGTGTATTTACAATATCAAGTTGTGCATGTTATGGATAATTTTTGAAGGGTTGTTCAGCAAAACGTAGAATCAACatgttgatttatttattattcctGCAGCTGACAGCAACCTGCTCTCTTAGAGAAGAACTCCAGGTAGCAGTCAGGAGGAACTGAAAGCAGTCTGCAGTGGTAGATTCACTCAAATTGCTACACATTTATCTGGACACAAATTTTTGCTGAATTCGTACATACCTAATTACAAGGATCAAAATTCTGGGAAGAGAGACCTGAAGCTGTGCAATATCACTGTTCCTTTTCATCATTCCATGTGTGTTCGTGTCCtcctttttgtctgtttgttttgggggtttggtttctcttttttttttttttttggtaaaataatGTCCACATTAagtattcatttattttcttgtgaaaacTGGCAAATgaacaatttgaaaaaaacagcatCGTCATGTTGGTATTAGTCCTTATTTATTACAAGATTTAAGAaagatttgaaagaaatatgaagTGACCAATTACTGAGCTGAAATGCTTTTCTAGGCACTTTGTATAGTTGAACTTTTAACACTGATTTACTTACCGggctaagggaaaaaaattacttttattaagATACTTGTTAAATAGCAAAAAGGTGTGAAGGGCTAAAACTAGAGGTGATTACACAAAAACATTCCAAAAAGTTCAAATTTTAGATTAAAGACAAATGTGTAAATataacaaataaatcaaatggTTTTTCAAGTTTCTAGGTGCAATGCTGTTCTGGATGATTTCTAATTCAAAAGAATTTAATGCCAAATAACGTGTAACCTGCATTTTAGCTGCAGTTGTGAAACCAGATCTGTGTTTTAACTCCACCATCTGTAAGATGAGATTATTTGCCTCCTGTCTCAGAGATGTCTAATAAATTACTTACAGTTCAAACACATGAGACAGTCCATTTCCAGCCCAGCCGTTTCCTCACCCCagtctgctgcagggctggttcTTGTTCTTCCTCATCTGCCCTCTTCAGCCGCAGCCCTTCTGATGCCAGGGCTGGATGCTTCAGGGTCAACAGGCCCGTGGCAAAAGTCTGCAAAgcaatctaaaaaaaaaaaaaaaaattactctctCAGTTACTGGGTGTAAGTTGCCGAGTTCGTAGGTGCCTCTACGGTAAtcaaaaaatgttgctttaaagcattttgtagGGACTGTGCGGCGGGATGAAAACGTGCAGTGAACAACGCTGTTTGTACTTCAGAACCGTAACTGCCCAAACaaccctgtcccagccccagaaACAGCCGAGGGGACCATCAGGCTCAATCCGTTTCAGGTGACAAC contains the following coding sequences:
- the RNF11 gene encoding RING finger protein 11 — translated: MGNCLKSPTSDDISLLHESQSDRASYGDGAEPDQEPPPPYQEQVPVPVYHPTPSQTRLATQLTEEEQIRIAQRIGLIQHLPKGVYDPGRDGSEKKIRECVICMMDFVYGDPIRFLPCMHIYHLDCIDDWLMRSFTCPSCMEPVDAALLSSYETN